A stretch of Lactuca sativa cultivar Salinas chromosome 6, Lsat_Salinas_v11, whole genome shotgun sequence DNA encodes these proteins:
- the LOC111891233 gene encoding inositol transporter 1, with product MTIESFPGSSGYIDAGVDKKITYFSNTYVLGLTVVAGIGGLLFGYDTGVISGALLYIRDDFKAVDESSFLQETIVSMALVGAMIGAAAGGWINDAYGRKRATLLADVIFAFGSLVMAGAPDPYVLIMGRLLVGLGVGVASVTAPMYIAEAAPSEIRGGLVSTNVLMITGGQFLSYLVNLAFTEVPGTWRWMLGVAAVPAIVQFFLMLFLPESPRWLYMKKSKSEAIVVLSKIYDPYRLEEELDQLSSALEEENQRKNAVSYMDVFRIKEIRLAFFTGAGLQAFQQFTGINTVMYYSPTIVQMAGFSSNQLALLLSLVVALMNAAGTVVGINLIDHFGRRKLALSSLSGVFFSLILLSVAFFLESSGFANVGWIAVLGLALYIAFFAPGMGPVPWTVNSEIYPEAYRGICGGMSATVNWISNLIVAQSFLSVADAVGTGWTFMILAGISVAAFGFVVAFVPETKGLTFDEVEKIWKERAWGNGNGNGSESESLLETGEES from the exons ATGACGATCGAATCGTTTCCAGGGAGTTCAGGGTACATAGATGCAGGCGTTGATAAGAAAATAACGTATTTCAGCAACACATACGTATTGGGTTTGACTGTAGTTGCTGGAATTGGTGGTCTTCTTTTCGGCTATGATACAG GTGTCATATCTGGAGCCCTTTTGTACATCCGTGATGATTTCAAAGCCGTTGATGAAAGTAGTTTCTTACAG GAGACGATTGTGAGTATGGCTTTAGTGGGTGCAATGATAGGAGCTGCAGCTGGTGGGTGGATAAACGATGCATATGGGAGAAAAAGAGCGACTCTTCTTGCTGATGTGATTTTTGCTTTCGGATCCTTGGTTATGGCGGGTGCTCCGGATCCATATGTGCTTATAATGGGTCGGTTATTGGTGGGGTTGGGGGTGGGGGTGGCGTCTGTTACTGCACCTATGTATATTGCTGAAGCAGCTCCATCGGAAATAAGGGGTGGTCTTGTTAGCACTAATGTGCTTATGATCACTGGTGGACAGTTTCTTTCTTACCTTGTTAATCTTGCTTTCACAGAG GTTCCTGGGACATGGAGATGGATGCTTGGAGTAGCTGCTGTCCCTGCTATTGTTCAATTTTTCTTAATGTTATTCTTACCCGAGTCTCCAAGATGGCTCTACATGAAG AAGAGCAAATCCGAGGCCATTGTTGTCCTTTCAAAAATATACGACCCATATCGATTAGAGGAAGAACTCGACCAACTTTCTTCTGCTTTAGAGGAAGAAAACCAACGGAAAAACGCTGTTAGTTACATGGATGTTTTTAGAATCAAGGAAATCAGACTCGCGTTCTTCACCGGAGCTGGACTTCAGGCGTTCCAACAGTTCACCGGAATCAACACAGTCATGTACTACAGTCCAACCATAGTTCAAATGGCGGGTTTCAGTTCAAACCAATTAGCCCTTCTTTTATCACTAGTGGTGGCGCTAATGAATGCCGCTGGAACAGTCGTCGGAATCAACCTCATCGACCATTTCGGTCGCCGGAAGTTAGCCTTAAGCAGTTTATCCGGCGTATTTTTCTCTTTAATTCTCCTCTCGGTTGCGTTTTTCCTTGAATCGTCTGGTTTTGCGAATGTGGGATGGATTGCGGTTCTAGGGTTAGCACTTTACATCGCGTTTTTTGCTCCGGGTATGGGCCCGGTTCCATGGACTGTAAACTCTGAAATATATCCGGAAGCGTATAGGGGAATTTGTGGAGGAATGTCGGCGACTGTGAACTGGATATCGAATTTGATAGTGGCTCAGAGCTTTCTCTCGGTGGCTGATGCTGTCGGGACCGGGTGGACTTTCATGATTCTCGCCGGGATTTCTGTGGCGGCGTTTGGTTTTGTTGTGGCTTTTGTGCCGGAGACCAAAGGGTTGACTTTTGATGAGGTGGAGAAGATATGGAAGGAGAGAGCGTGGGGGAATGGGAATGGGAATGGGTCGGAATCGGAATCGCTTTTGGAAACAGGGGAGGAATCGTGA